In Clostridium sp. DL-VIII, the following proteins share a genomic window:
- a CDS encoding superoxide dismutase, translating into MYNIQAQPYDFRSVQGISMKQLNEHYKLYTGYINKLNEIWNTPYTPDDYTGSNATYSKMRCLKLGETYALDGVKLHQLYFENMIGGNNTPSGPILNSILKQFSSYDNFISYLTDVGLSMRGWAVLSVDSIDNSLHIIGSDAHDVGAVWLSCPILVMDLYEHAYFMDFGTDKGKYISTFIRNINWNVLNDRLRIHGSLTPTMTPQRINYYPFEFCNLSFI; encoded by the coding sequence ATGTATAATATACAAGCTCAACCATATGATTTTAGATCAGTTCAAGGAATATCAATGAAACAACTTAATGAACATTACAAGCTTTATACAGGTTATATAAATAAATTAAATGAAATTTGGAATACTCCCTATACGCCTGATGATTACACTGGCAGCAATGCAACATATTCAAAAATGCGCTGCTTAAAACTTGGAGAAACATATGCACTAGATGGCGTAAAACTTCATCAGCTTTATTTTGAAAACATGATCGGAGGTAATAATACTCCTAGTGGTCCTATACTTAATTCTATACTAAAACAGTTTTCTTCTTATGATAATTTTATATCCTATCTTACAGATGTGGGCTTATCTATGAGAGGCTGGGCCGTACTTTCTGTTGATTCTATAGATAATAGTCTTCATATAATAGGAAGTGATGCGCATGATGTTGGCGCTGTATGGCTTTCTTGCCCAATATTAGTTATGGATCTTTATGAACATGCATATTTCATGGATTTTGGTACTGATAAAGGAAAGTATATATCAACATTTATTAGGAACATAAACTGGAACGTTTTAAATGATAGGTTAAGAATACATGGATCTTTAACACCAACTATGACTCCCCAAAGAATTAACTACTATCCTTTTGAATTTTGCAATTTATCATTTATTTAA
- a CDS encoding 4'-phosphopantetheinyl transferase superfamily protein: MKIYALNISKNISPLLFNKFISFVSVERREKTNKFMRKEDADRSLAAEILVRHALIENMKIKNEDILFGYNTYGKPYFAHTPPIYFNLSHSGNWVVCAISEHEVGIDVEKIDEIDLDIVKSFFAKKEYSDLMEKDDSEKKEYFYVLWTLKESYIKARGRGLSLDLRSFSISMNNDDNIIFEAPNDCEKYFFKQYDIDKNYKLSVCTSHDAFPNEIIFKTLDDLLIY; this comes from the coding sequence ATGAAAATATATGCATTAAATATTAGTAAAAATATTTCACCTTTGCTATTTAATAAATTTATATCTTTTGTATCAGTAGAAAGACGTGAGAAAACAAACAAATTTATGAGAAAAGAAGATGCTGATAGATCTCTAGCTGCGGAGATTTTAGTTAGACATGCTTTAATCGAAAATATGAAAATAAAAAATGAGGATATATTATTTGGCTATAATACATATGGAAAACCCTATTTTGCGCATACTCCGCCTATTTACTTTAACCTTTCCCATTCCGGAAACTGGGTAGTATGTGCCATTAGTGAGCATGAAGTAGGTATTGATGTAGAAAAAATTGATGAAATTGATTTAGATATTGTAAAATCTTTCTTTGCCAAAAAAGAATATTCTGATCTTATGGAAAAGGATGATTCAGAAAAGAAGGAGTATTTTTATGTATTATGGACACTAAAGGAAAGCTATATTAAAGCTCGTGGCAGAGGTTTAAGTTTAGATTTACGTTCTTTTTCTATTAGTATGAATAATGATGATAATATTATATTTGAAGCTCCAAATGACTGTGAGAAGTATTTCTTTAAGCAATATGATATAGATAAAAATTATAAATTATCTGTATGCACATCTCATGATGCTTTCCCTAACGAAATTATTTTTAAGACCTTAGATGACTTACTTATATATTAA
- a CDS encoding GtrA family protein codes for MTIVKNIYNTFIHNTNYKNLIRFCCVGCLNTMFDFGVFSLLNSFFGINYVISQVVSYSSGTLNSYLCNKFWTFNDAKTNKKTTKEIIQFIVVNSASLGVSLVGLSILMKDNSINPFISKIAAMILAQVVNFLGYRFWVFGKSENLKACTNNLT; via the coding sequence ATGACTATTGTAAAAAACATTTACAACACCTTTATTCATAATACAAACTATAAAAATCTTATACGGTTTTGTTGTGTTGGATGCTTAAACACTATGTTTGACTTTGGAGTATTTTCCTTGCTAAATAGTTTTTTTGGTATTAACTATGTTATAAGTCAGGTAGTGTCTTATTCCAGTGGTACCTTAAACAGTTATCTCTGTAACAAGTTTTGGACATTCAATGATGCAAAAACAAATAAGAAGACTACAAAGGAAATTATTCAGTTTATTGTTGTTAATTCAGCTTCACTAGGTGTAAGTTTAGTTGGCTTAAGTATATTAATGAAAGATAATTCTATAAATCCTTTTATATCAAAAATTGCTGCAATGATACTAGCTCAAGTAGTTAATTTTTTAGGTTATAGATTTTGGGTTTTTGGGAAATCTGAAAATTTAAAAGCCTGTACTAACAATTTAACCTGA
- a CDS encoding YjjG family noncanonical pyrimidine nucleotidase produces MKYEIILFDADETLFDFKKSERQALKNAILDFNIDYDENYHLKIYNEVNTAIWKELEEGLITQEKLKIERFKRFSDKLNIKFDEVLFSKFYGEHLAKASFLYEDSISLVESLSKDYKLIMVTNGLKYVQDNRIGKSSIAKFFKNIIISEEVGVSKPDPKIFELAVKGINYTDKSKLLMIGDSLTSDIQGGINFNIDTCWYNPKKLVNKTNFIPTYEIFNLLDLKNILN; encoded by the coding sequence ATGAAATACGAAATTATACTATTTGATGCAGATGAAACATTATTTGATTTTAAGAAATCTGAAAGACAAGCTCTAAAGAATGCAATTCTTGACTTTAATATAGATTATGATGAAAATTATCATCTGAAAATTTATAATGAAGTAAACACAGCTATATGGAAAGAACTTGAAGAAGGTCTTATTACCCAAGAGAAATTAAAAATTGAAAGATTTAAAAGATTTTCTGACAAATTAAATATAAAATTTGATGAGGTTCTATTTTCAAAATTCTATGGAGAGCATTTAGCTAAAGCGTCATTTCTATATGAAGACAGTATATCCTTAGTAGAAAGTCTCAGCAAAGATTACAAGTTAATCATGGTTACTAATGGTCTTAAATATGTACAAGACAATCGAATAGGTAAATCTTCCATAGCAAAGTTTTTTAAAAATATAATCATCTCTGAAGAGGTAGGTGTATCAAAACCCGACCCCAAAATATTTGAACTAGCAGTAAAAGGTATAAATTACACAGATAAAAGTAAACTCCTTATGATTGGAGACAGCTTAACTTCTGATATACAAGGCGGAATTAATTTTAATATTGATACATGTTGGTATAATCCAAAAAAACTTGTAAATAAAACTAACTTCATACCAACCTATGAAATATTTAATCTGCTGGATCTTAAAAATATACTTAATTAA
- a CDS encoding DUF2325 domain-containing protein — protein MKIMIVGGDNIKMISFHLYEEGFYIVKHISGRKNNHKCAEIPVNIDIIIIFIDYVNHKLSEHIKKEAKKLGIKTVYSKRAWSNVASALI, from the coding sequence ATGAAAATTATGATAGTTGGCGGGGATAATATCAAGATGATAAGTTTCCATCTTTATGAAGAAGGCTTTTATATTGTTAAACATATAAGTGGAAGAAAAAATAATCATAAATGTGCAGAAATACCTGTGAATATTGATATAATAATAATTTTTATTGATTATGTTAATCATAAACTATCTGAACATATAAAAAAAGAAGCAAAAAAGCTTGGGATAAAAACCGTCTATTCAAAAAGAGCCTGGTCTAATGTAGCAAGCGCATTAATATAA
- the larA gene encoding nickel-dependent lactate racemase, translating to MKEINMKYGQGDMKAFIEEKNILEVIESNSFKKDKTEDEIISEALCNPIDSNRLKDIVHEGETVCVIISDITRSWQKPHKFLYKIVEELNAGGVKDEDIVFLSAQGTHRKQTKEEHEILLGENLSKRFEVYDHDCFDEENMVYLGDTTYGTPVKVNKKAVNCDHIVITGAIVYHFLVGWSGGKKSILPGISSFKTISMNHSLSLNEGLGSGTREKVCSGNIIENPIHDDMMQAAAMVKPSFMFNVIMGPDGNIAGAVSGNYITAHEAGRKLVDSIDGVNIKKKSDIVIASAGGAPKDINLYQSIKTLINAKEAVVDGGTIIVLAQCSEGIGEIKDIKDMILNFDNMLDREKDLREHYTISKFVGYFFCETGEKYKLILVSEINPVLLKNTKIILTKTLEDALKIAYEGENKNLTVNLMPHGATTLPKLV from the coding sequence ATGAAAGAAATTAATATGAAATATGGACAAGGCGATATGAAGGCTTTTATTGAAGAAAAAAATATTCTTGAGGTAATTGAAAGCAACTCATTTAAAAAAGATAAGACAGAGGATGAAATTATTTCAGAGGCACTATGCAATCCTATTGACAGTAATAGGCTTAAAGATATAGTTCATGAAGGGGAGACCGTTTGTGTAATAATTTCAGATATTACAAGAAGCTGGCAAAAGCCACATAAATTTTTATATAAAATTGTAGAGGAGTTAAATGCAGGCGGAGTTAAGGATGAAGATATTGTATTTCTATCTGCTCAGGGCACACATAGGAAACAAACAAAGGAAGAACATGAAATACTTCTTGGGGAAAATCTTTCAAAAAGGTTTGAAGTTTATGATCATGATTGTTTTGATGAAGAGAACATGGTATATCTAGGGGATACAACCTATGGAACACCTGTTAAAGTAAATAAAAAAGCTGTTAACTGTGATCATATAGTTATTACAGGGGCGATTGTTTATCATTTCCTTGTAGGTTGGTCAGGAGGGAAAAAGTCAATACTTCCTGGGATTTCCTCATTTAAGACAATATCTATGAATCATTCACTTTCTTTAAATGAAGGACTTGGAAGTGGAACAAGAGAAAAGGTATGTTCGGGTAATATTATAGAAAATCCTATACACGATGATATGATGCAGGCAGCTGCTATGGTGAAACCATCTTTTATGTTTAATGTAATAATGGGACCAGATGGTAATATAGCTGGCGCAGTTTCAGGAAATTATATAACGGCTCATGAAGCGGGAAGAAAATTAGTAGACAGTATTGATGGTGTTAATATAAAGAAGAAATCTGATATAGTCATTGCAAGTGCAGGAGGGGCACCAAAGGACATAAATCTTTATCAATCTATAAAAACCTTAATAAATGCAAAAGAAGCAGTAGTAGATGGGGGCACTATAATAGTACTTGCTCAATGTAGTGAAGGTATTGGAGAAATTAAAGATATTAAGGATATGATATTAAATTTTGATAATATGCTTGATAGAGAAAAAGATCTTAGAGAACATTATACTATTTCAAAGTTTGTTGGTTACTTTTTCTGTGAGACTGGTGAAAAGTATAAATTAATTCTAGTTTCGGAAATTAATCCGGTTTTACTTAAGAATACAAAAATTATTTTGACTAAAACATTGGAAGATGCACTTAAAATTGCTTATGAAGGCGAAAATAAAAATCTTACAGTAAACCTTATGCCTCATGGAGCAACTACTCTTCCTAAGCTAGTTTGA
- a CDS encoding alpha/beta hydrolase, producing MTEREFFHISDDKIKLFFREVVPEGHVQGVICLVHGLGDHSGWFKELVRFFANNNFAILAFDLRGHGKSDGKRGHISSYEALMNDISLLLNIAKEEFKGFPIFLYGHSFGGNQVLNYALRYHPDIAGVIASAPWLRLYSNPSRIKLYFTFLMSKIKPSFIVDNVVNGANLSHNPNIATNQEKDPLVHNFVSASLFTNAYKTGEWAIENASNLDIPLLLFHGDSDKITSHIASETFIKKAPSNLTTFKLWKGLYHSLHNEILNIDIFTNILNWINAIKI from the coding sequence ATGACAGAACGTGAATTTTTTCATATATCAGATGATAAAATTAAGTTATTTTTTAGAGAAGTTGTGCCTGAAGGCCATGTACAAGGTGTAATATGTTTAGTTCATGGATTGGGGGATCATAGCGGATGGTTTAAAGAGTTAGTGAGATTCTTTGCCAACAATAATTTTGCCATTTTAGCTTTTGACTTAAGAGGTCATGGAAAGTCAGATGGTAAGAGAGGGCATATTTCTTCATATGAAGCTCTAATGAATGATATATCATTGCTTTTAAATATAGCTAAGGAAGAGTTTAAAGGATTCCCTATATTTTTATATGGACATAGTTTTGGAGGAAATCAAGTATTAAATTATGCGCTTAGATATCATCCGGATATAGCTGGAGTTATAGCAAGTGCTCCATGGTTAAGACTATATTCTAATCCATCAAGAATAAAATTATATTTCACATTTTTAATGAGTAAGATTAAACCTTCATTTATTGTTGATAATGTAGTTAACGGAGCTAATTTATCACATAATCCTAATATTGCAACAAATCAGGAGAAGGATCCTTTAGTACATAATTTTGTTTCGGCATCGCTTTTTACTAATGCATATAAGACCGGTGAGTGGGCTATAGAAAATGCGTCAAATCTTGACATTCCATTACTGCTTTTTCATGGTGATTCGGATAAAATCACTTCTCATATTGCAAGTGAGACATTTATAAAAAAAGCACCTTCTAATTTGACTACTTTTAAGTTATGGAAAGGACTATATCATTCTCTTCATAATGAAATATTAAATATTGATATATTCACCAATATACTTAATTGGATAAATGCTATAAAGATTTAG
- a CDS encoding glycosyltransferase family 2 protein, which translates to MNDTLYLVIPCYNEEEVLHETAKRLIKKVTTLMKNEVISKDSKILFVNDGLKDKTWNIIEELHNQNNIFSGVNLSRNRGHQNALLAGLMTAKEFADMTISLDADLQDDVNVIDKFVEQYYEGSDIVYGVRSSRETDTFFKRTTALIFYKLMNKLGVDSVYNHADYRLMSRRALDGLSQFKEVNLFLRGIVPLIGYKSSIVEYERHERFAGESKYPLKKMLAFALDGITSLSIKPIRLITLLGFFIVLFSFIALSYTFIVKFFGETVPGWTSLALSIWLLGGIQLLSLGVIGEYIGKIYNETKQRPRYIISDKLITNDQTDIL; encoded by the coding sequence ATGAACGATACATTATACCTAGTAATTCCCTGTTATAACGAAGAAGAGGTTTTACATGAAACAGCTAAAAGATTAATAAAAAAAGTTACTACTTTGATGAAGAATGAAGTTATCTCTAAAGATAGTAAAATCCTTTTCGTTAATGATGGTTTAAAAGATAAAACTTGGAATATAATAGAAGAGCTCCATAATCAAAATAATATATTTTCTGGTGTTAATCTTTCTAGAAATAGAGGACATCAAAATGCATTACTTGCGGGACTTATGACCGCTAAAGAATTTGCAGATATGACCATATCACTAGATGCAGATCTTCAAGACGATGTGAATGTTATAGATAAATTTGTGGAACAATACTATGAAGGAAGCGATATTGTTTATGGCGTAAGGTCCTCAAGAGAAACAGATACATTTTTTAAAAGAACAACAGCCTTAATTTTTTATAAATTAATGAATAAACTTGGCGTTGATTCTGTTTATAATCATGCTGACTATCGTCTTATGAGTAGACGTGCTTTAGACGGTTTAAGTCAGTTTAAAGAAGTAAATTTATTTCTCAGAGGTATAGTCCCTTTAATCGGATACAAGTCTTCTATAGTAGAATATGAACGCCATGAAAGATTTGCAGGAGAATCTAAATATCCATTAAAGAAAATGCTCGCTTTTGCTTTAGATGGAATTACCTCTTTAAGCATAAAGCCTATAAGACTAATTACACTTCTTGGATTTTTCATAGTCTTATTTAGTTTTATAGCATTAAGTTATACTTTTATAGTTAAATTTTTCGGGGAAACTGTGCCTGGCTGGACTTCCCTAGCTCTTTCTATTTGGCTTCTTGGCGGTATTCAGCTTTTATCCCTTGGAGTTATAGGAGAATATATTGGTAAAATATATAATGAGACTAAGCAAAGGCCAAGATATATCATTTCCGACAAGTTAATTACTAATGATCAAACAGATATACTATAG
- a CDS encoding DnaJ domain-containing protein, which yields MTDYYELLGVDKNASKEEIKEAYEKQVKKIKEEVVNEKRLKQFLKTFDEAYEALNSIEKNILKDENTTLIMKPQEVQKELEDNNKSPNYLNVNDSKRKDRRAGRRNETFTKDGVSKKEDKKNKLNGEKEKKGRRQKIAEKNSKNNNKSVLNLLMLPFKILALPVIAVLSVIILLLQIINIISWIATKILIVGSISAGAIHLYQVKLGQPINYNILILAGLVLLTSFFLPYILKFVLKILQKMNDTLKGFVRGK from the coding sequence ATGACAGATTATTATGAATTATTAGGTGTAGATAAAAATGCATCAAAAGAAGAAATAAAAGAAGCTTATGAAAAACAGGTAAAGAAGATAAAAGAAGAAGTAGTCAATGAAAAACGGCTTAAGCAATTTTTAAAGACATTTGATGAGGCATATGAAGCTTTAAATAGCATTGAAAAAAATATATTAAAGGATGAAAATACAACACTAATTATGAAGCCACAGGAAGTGCAAAAAGAATTAGAGGATAATAATAAAAGTCCTAATTATTTAAATGTAAATGATTCTAAGAGGAAAGATAGAAGAGCTGGTAGAAGAAATGAGACTTTTACCAAAGATGGAGTTTCAAAAAAAGAAGATAAGAAAAATAAATTAAATGGTGAGAAAGAAAAAAAGGGCAGAAGACAAAAAATAGCTGAAAAAAATTCTAAAAATAATAATAAATCAGTATTAAATTTGCTTATGCTGCCCTTTAAAATATTAGCTTTACCAGTAATAGCAGTATTATCAGTAATAATATTATTACTCCAGATTATAAATATAATTTCATGGATAGCAACTAAAATATTAATCGTTGGGTCTATATCTGCAGGAGCAATACACTTATATCAGGTTAAGCTAGGACAACCTATAAATTATAATATATTGATTTTAGCTGGTTTAGTGTTACTTACATCATTCTTTTTACCATATATCTTAAAATTTGTATTGAAAATTTTACAAAAAATGAATGATACATTAAAAGGTTTTGTTCGTGGAAAGTAG
- a CDS encoding helix-turn-helix domain-containing protein, with translation MKKILDKDLLYKYYIKYEIERIFDKNIVNYVQLNFYEKGELILEAETELKYYYMLVDGKVKISYLFENGKSMFLKFYKDFVDIGDLEFLKNEPIKCNVEAIENTYLIAIPTAILKKHYMDNTNFLHHLIDSLSEKLDGTINNSSYNYVYPLINRLASYLLEHLTGENCIILDSSYKEISQFLGTTYRHLSRTFKELEAAAIIKCENRKIYILKREELKELSKNFYIKSL, from the coding sequence ATGAAAAAAATATTAGATAAAGATCTCTTATATAAATATTATATTAAGTATGAAATAGAAAGAATTTTTGATAAAAATATAGTTAATTATGTACAGCTTAATTTTTATGAAAAGGGAGAGCTTATATTAGAAGCAGAAACAGAACTGAAATATTATTATATGCTTGTAGATGGAAAAGTGAAAATATCATACCTTTTTGAAAACGGAAAATCAATGTTTTTAAAGTTTTATAAAGATTTCGTTGATATAGGAGATTTAGAATTTTTAAAAAATGAGCCTATAAAATGCAATGTTGAGGCTATAGAAAATACATATTTAATTGCAATACCAACAGCTATTCTTAAAAAACATTATATGGATAACACCAATTTTCTTCATCATTTGATAGATTCCTTAAGTGAAAAGCTTGATGGGACAATAAATAACAGTTCTTATAATTATGTATATCCTCTTATTAATAGATTGGCTAGCTATTTACTTGAGCACCTGACAGGTGAAAATTGCATAATTTTAGACTCATCCTATAAAGAAATTTCTCAATTTTTAGGTACGACTTATAGACATTTAAGCAGAACCTTTAAAGAATTAGAGGCAGCGGCAATAATAAAATGTGAGAATAGGAAGATATACATATTAAAGAGAGAAGAACTTAAGGAACTATCAAAAAATTTTTACATAAAATCTCTATAG
- a CDS encoding glycosyltransferase family 39 protein, with the protein MTEKLKHKTENFGIGIILLLSIILNFANLGIEGNANTYYSAGVKSMMMSLENFFFVSSDPSGFVTIDKPPVGFWLQTISAKIFGFSGWSVILPQALAGVISVWIIYYLVKRSFGTLAALVAALCLATTPIFVAAGRNNTIDNLLVLCLLLACVAISRGAEEGKFKYLILSLVLVGIGFNIKMVEAYMLAPAIFITYFLSTTIPYKTKIKHLFAGGIILLVVSLSWALIVDLVPASDRPFIGSSTDNSVMELIIGHNGLERIGLGGRNARKGTDDQSQKSKNQDSTKQDQDHALGNKELALQNQDYGSLNQNRAPQSHDGSSQDYSGTSPDQMPAGRGGMGNNSKTGITRLFTYNNLSDQISWLLPFAIIGAIIAALEEKIRLFRFDNKRKLSLLLWFTWLLPEFIYFSFSKNVTHTYYLTTMAPSIAALTGIGLSAMWKLYNEAGLKKLILPAVFVVNGLIEILILSPNYKTSNSYKITLITTGILCIGASIALIINAIIRRKISIQPEKTFGKKSNIVLTSIAFIGILTAPFVWSSTTLFYPMNGSSPAAGLELASGHQNRNFGNSSNTKLIQFLENNKQNEKYLVAVPSAMTYASDLILKTGEPVMTIGGFSGSDQIISLEEFRQLVADGSIRYALINGGNRMGGGFGGSNSNSQITNWIAENGKLVPDSEWKDSTTSDIQNNNQKFGGFGGEAGSTKLYDLSGQFETSSIN; encoded by the coding sequence GTGACAGAAAAATTGAAACATAAAACGGAAAACTTTGGGATAGGAATAATTTTATTGTTATCTATAATATTAAACTTTGCCAATTTAGGTATAGAAGGAAATGCTAATACTTATTACTCTGCAGGTGTAAAGAGTATGATGATGAGCCTTGAAAATTTCTTTTTTGTATCTTCTGACCCTTCTGGTTTTGTAACTATCGATAAGCCACCAGTAGGTTTTTGGCTGCAGACTATATCTGCAAAAATATTTGGCTTTAGTGGATGGAGCGTTATCCTTCCACAAGCACTTGCTGGAGTAATTTCTGTATGGATAATTTATTATCTTGTAAAGAGATCTTTTGGAACTTTAGCTGCATTAGTTGCAGCATTGTGCCTTGCAACTACTCCTATTTTTGTAGCAGCAGGTAGAAATAATACAATTGATAATCTACTTGTTTTATGTCTATTACTTGCATGCGTCGCTATTTCTCGAGGCGCTGAAGAAGGTAAATTTAAATATCTTATATTAAGCTTGGTACTAGTAGGTATTGGCTTTAATATAAAAATGGTTGAGGCTTATATGTTGGCTCCCGCAATCTTTATAACATATTTTCTTTCAACCACAATACCTTATAAAACTAAAATTAAACATCTTTTTGCTGGTGGAATAATTCTTCTTGTAGTATCTCTTTCATGGGCTTTAATTGTAGATTTAGTACCAGCAAGTGATAGACCTTTTATTGGCAGTAGCACCGACAATTCTGTTATGGAGCTAATTATAGGTCATAACGGTTTAGAAAGAATAGGTCTAGGTGGAAGAAATGCTCGTAAAGGTACTGATGATCAATCACAAAAATCAAAAAATCAAGACAGTACCAAACAAGATCAAGACCATGCTTTAGGGAATAAGGAGCTAGCATTACAAAATCAAGATTATGGATCACTAAATCAAAATCGTGCACCACAAAGTCATGATGGTTCATCACAAGATTATTCTGGTACATCGCCCGATCAAATGCCAGCAGGTAGAGGCGGTATGGGCAACAATTCAAAAACCGGTATTACAAGATTATTTACTTATAACAATTTATCAGATCAAATATCTTGGCTTTTACCATTTGCCATAATCGGGGCCATAATTGCAGCACTAGAAGAAAAGATTAGATTATTCCGCTTTGATAATAAAAGAAAGCTATCATTACTATTATGGTTTACATGGTTATTGCCTGAATTTATATACTTCAGTTTTTCAAAAAATGTAACTCATACGTATTACTTAACAACAATGGCTCCATCCATTGCAGCTTTAACTGGAATTGGACTTTCAGCCATGTGGAAACTTTATAATGAAGCAGGCTTAAAAAAATTGATTTTACCAGCAGTATTTGTCGTAAATGGGCTTATAGAAATACTTATTCTATCTCCTAATTATAAAACTTCAAATAGCTATAAAATTACACTTATAACAACAGGAATTTTATGCATAGGGGCATCTATAGCATTGATTATAAATGCTATCATAAGAAGAAAAATTTCTATTCAGCCTGAAAAAACATTTGGAAAAAAATCAAATATAGTACTGACTAGTATTGCTTTTATCGGCATCTTAACTGCACCTTTTGTTTGGTCTTCTACTACTCTATTTTATCCAATGAATGGAAGTAGTCCTGCTGCGGGCTTGGAACTTGCATCAGGACATCAAAATAGGAATTTCGGTAACAGCAGCAATACAAAGCTTATACAATTTTTAGAAAACAATAAACAAAATGAAAAATACCTTGTTGCAGTCCCTTCTGCAATGACTTATGCTTCTGATTTAATACTTAAGACCGGTGAACCTGTTATGACTATAGGCGGATTTAGCGGATCAGATCAAATAATCTCTCTAGAAGAATTTAGGCAATTAGTTGCTGATGGTTCTATAAGATATGCACTAATTAATGGTGGAAATCGTATGGGAGGAGGCTTTGGAGGTTCTAATTCAAATAGCCAAATTACAAACTGGATTGCTGAAAATGGAAAGCTTGTTCCAGATAGTGAGTGGAAAGATTCAACTACTTCAGATATACAAAACAATAATCAAAAATTCGGAGGTTTTGGCGGTGAAGCTGGATCAACTAAACTATATGATTTAAGCGGACAATTTGAAACTTCATCTATCAATTAA
- a CDS encoding thioesterase domain-containing protein, which yields MKKFKLFCFSYAGGSSIIYEKWRKLLSPSIELIPIEYSGRGRRFTSPIYDNINEIVEDAFQSIKTHLDGTSFSFFGHSMGTIVAYELSHKLKQLDYPAPRHIFFSGRLAPHAINPYKTLHVLNDIEFKEELLKLGGTPLEALENKEWMSIFLPILRSDFKAVESYNYSKKDDILDCEFTILYGDDDYLINDNIYEWQRHTKNKCTFLNFTGGHFFIAEHTAEIVHTINKTLISKL from the coding sequence ATGAAAAAATTTAAACTCTTTTGCTTTTCTTATGCAGGAGGCTCCTCTATAATATATGAAAAATGGAGAAAACTACTTTCCCCTTCAATTGAATTAATACCTATAGAATATTCTGGAAGAGGAAGAAGATTTACCTCTCCTATATACGATAATATAAATGAAATAGTTGAAGATGCCTTCCAAAGTATTAAGACTCATTTAGATGGAACAAGCTTTTCATTTTTTGGACATAGTATGGGAACCATTGTAGCATACGAACTCAGCCATAAATTAAAACAATTAGATTATCCTGCTCCTAGGCATATATTTTTTTCAGGCAGGCTAGCACCTCATGCGATAAATCCCTATAAAACTCTTCATGTTTTAAATGATATAGAATTTAAAGAAGAACTTTTAAAGTTAGGTGGAACACCTTTAGAAGCATTAGAAAACAAAGAGTGGATGAGCATTTTTCTTCCAATATTACGATCTGATTTTAAAGCTGTTGAGTCATATAATTATTCTAAAAAAGATGATATCCTTGATTGTGAATTCACAATTTTGTATGGGGACGATGACTATTTAATAAATGATAATATCTATGAATGGCAAAGACATACAAAAAATAAGTGCACTTTCTTAAATTTTACTGGAGGACACTTTTTCATAGCTGAACATACTGCTGAAATTGTACATACAATTAATAAGACTCTTATTTCTAAACTTTAA